From the genome of Palaemon carinicauda isolate YSFRI2023 chromosome 6, ASM3689809v2, whole genome shotgun sequence, one region includes:
- the LOC137642335 gene encoding adhesive plaque matrix protein-like, whose translation MPLSTYPTSLKSLSTYPKSPISLSTYLESPISLSTYPESPKSLSTYPESPISLSTYPESPISLSTYPESPISLSTYPESPISLSTYLESPISLNTYPDSPKSLSTYPESPISLSTYPESPISLNTYPESPISLSTYPESPISLSTYPESPISLSTYLESPISLSTYPESPKSLSTYHEFPKSLSTYPESPISLSTYPESPKSLSTYHESPKRLSTYPESPISLSTYPESPISLSTYHESPKSLSTYPESPISLSTYHES comes from the exons ATGCC CTTGAGCACTTATCCCACATCCCTTAAAAGCTTAAGCACATATCCCAAATCCCCTATAAGCTTAAGCACTTATCTTGAATCCCCTATAAGCTTAAGTACTTATCCTGAATCCCCTAAAAGCTTAAGCACTTATCCTGAATCCCCTATAAGCTTAAGCACTTATCCTGAATCCCCTATAAGCTTAAGCACTTATCCTGAATCCCCTATAAGCTTAAGCACTTATCCTGAATCCCCTATAAGCTTAAGCACTTATCTTGAATCCCCTATAAGCTTAAATACTTATCCTGATTCCCCTAAAAGCTTAAGCACTTATCCTGAATCCCCTATAAGCTTAAGCACTTATCCTGAATCCCCTATAAGCTTAAACACTTATCCTGAATCCCCTATAAGCTTAAGCACTTATCCTGAATCCCCTATAAGCTTAAGCACTTATCCTGAATCCCCTATAAGCTTAAGCACTTATCTTGAATCCCCTATAAGCTTAAGTACTTATCCTGAATCCCCTAAAAGCTTAAGCACTTATCATGAATTCCCTAAAAGCTTAAGCACTTATCCTGAATCCCCTATAAGCTTAAGCACTTATCCTGAATCCCCTAAAAGCTTAAGCACTTATCATGAATCCCCTAAAAGGTTAAGCACTTATCCTGAATCCCCTATAAGCTTAAGCACTTATCCTGAATCCCCTATAAGCTTAAGCACTTATCATGAATCCCCTAAAAGCTTAAGCACTTATCCTGAATCCCCTATAAGCTTAAGCACTTATcatgaatcataa